One region of Anoplopoma fimbria isolate UVic2021 breed Golden Eagle Sablefish chromosome 10, Afim_UVic_2022, whole genome shotgun sequence genomic DNA includes:
- the necap1 gene encoding adaptin ear-binding coat-associated protein 1: MAAEGEYESILCVKPDVNVYRIPPRASNRAYRAADWKLDTPDWSGRMRVTAKGQVAFIKLEDKISGELFAQAPINEYPGAAMETVSDSSRYFVLRIQDDNGRSAFIGVGFGDRGDAFDFNVALQDHFKWVKQENEFSKNAQLGDSGPKLDLGFKEGQTITLNIGQGRKRDKPRPQGSSGFGLLPPPPGGKIAPPPLSGPSNHNEAPQTGNMATACLLELDSSNSNTVVQSNPSSDLWGDFSAPASSVPPPSRPQNDAGQWIQF; encoded by the exons ATGGCGGCCGAGGGCGAGTACGAGTCGATCCTGTGCGTGAAACCCGATGTCAACGTTTATCGCATCCCGCCGCGCGCTTCGAACCGCGCCTACAG GGCAGCGGACTGGAAGCTGGATACTCCAGACTGGTCCGGTCGGATGAGGGTCACAGCCAAGGGCCAAGTGGCGTTCATCAAACTGGAGGACAAGATCTCAG GGGAGCTGTTTGCCCAGGCACCGATTAATGAGTACCCCGGTGCTGCAATGGAGACGGTCAGCGACTCCAGCCGGTACTTCGTTCTGCGGATACAGGATGACAACG GTCGCAGTGCTTTTATAGGAGTCGGCTTCGGGGACCGAGGGGACGCTTTTGATTTCAACGTGGCTCTGCAGGATCATTTCAA ATGGGTGAAACAGGAGAATGAATTCAGTAAAAACGCTCAGCTCGGGGATTCGGGACCTAAACTGGACTTGGGCTTTAAAGAGGGACAGACCATCACACTGAACATAGGG CAAGGTAGAAAGAGGGACAAACCCCGCCCACAGGGCTCAAGCGGGTTTGGactcctcccaccaccacctGGAGGCAAGATAGCCCCGCCTCCTCTGTCAGGCCCATCCAATCACAACGAAGCCCCTCAGACGGGCAACATGGCAACAG CCTGCCTGTTGGAGCTGGACAGTAGTAACTCGAACACAGTGGTTCAGTCAAACCCTAGTTCAGATCTTTGGGGAGACTTCTCCGCTCCTGCAAG ctccGTTCCTCCACCGTCACGACCGCAGAACGACGCCGGACAATGGATCCAGTTTTGA